From Haloarcula hispanica ATCC 33960, the proteins below share one genomic window:
- a CDS encoding HalX domain-containing protein: MQKRVETEEATVLVVDDEQDIADLYSTWLLTAHDVRTAHSGTEALQLVDASVDVVFLDRQMPDMSGDEVLDTIAERGVDPAVVMVTAVDPDFDIVEMPFDEYLTKPVSREDLLDTVSEMLVRTTYDDQVQEYFAVASKKATLETQKNTAQLEASDEYRTVSERLEELRETADSTAAEIDDFEAVFQEFPGGGLSSG, translated from the coding sequence GTGCAAAAGCGTGTTGAGACGGAGGAGGCAACGGTTCTCGTCGTCGACGATGAACAAGATATCGCGGATCTGTATTCGACGTGGCTGCTGACCGCACACGACGTCCGGACCGCACACAGCGGTACGGAAGCGCTCCAGTTAGTCGACGCGTCCGTCGACGTCGTCTTTCTGGACCGGCAGATGCCCGATATGAGCGGTGACGAAGTCCTCGATACCATCGCAGAACGGGGTGTCGACCCGGCGGTAGTGATGGTAACGGCCGTCGACCCGGACTTCGACATCGTCGAGATGCCCTTCGACGAGTACCTGACTAAGCCGGTCAGCCGCGAGGACCTTCTCGACACCGTCTCGGAGATGCTCGTCCGGACCACGTACGACGATCAGGTGCAGGAGTACTTCGCCGTGGCCTCGAAGAAGGCGACGCTTGAAACGCAGAAGAACACCGCGCAACTGGAAGCCAGCGACGAGTACCGGACTGTCAGCGAGCGACTCGAAGAACTCCGCGAGACAGCCGATTCCACGGCCGCAGAGATCGACGACTTCGAGGCCGTGTTTCAGGAGTTCCCCGGCGGCGGCCTCTCGTCTGGCTGA
- a CDS encoding pyridoxamine 5'-phosphate oxidase family protein: MVTVSGPWTSGEMEQFLSAETVPLRLGCRTPADRPWMLSLWYRFVDGVFECATGADAAVVDYLDYDGDVSFEVSTNEPPYRGVRGNGTATMTTDEDKTVLTDLLHRYLGGTDSPLAERLLAPDRREIQITITPDRLHTWDYSNRM; encoded by the coding sequence ATGGTGACCGTCTCCGGACCGTGGACGAGCGGGGAGATGGAACAGTTTCTCAGCGCCGAAACGGTTCCACTCCGTCTCGGGTGCCGAACTCCAGCAGACAGGCCCTGGATGCTCTCGCTCTGGTACCGATTCGTTGACGGTGTCTTCGAGTGTGCGACCGGGGCAGACGCAGCGGTTGTCGACTACCTCGACTATGACGGCGACGTGTCATTCGAAGTCTCGACGAACGAGCCGCCGTACCGCGGCGTCAGAGGCAATGGCACAGCGACGATGACAACAGACGAGGACAAGACGGTGCTCACCGACCTGCTGCACCGCTATCTCGGCGGGACCGACTCACCACTGGCCGAACGACTGCTCGCACCCGACCGCCGCGAGATCCAGATCACGATCACACCCGACCGTCTCCACACCTGGGACTATAGCAACCGGATGTAA
- a CDS encoding SDR family NAD(P)-dependent oxidoreductase: MSRTAVIAGVGPGLGESLAKTFVDEGCQVGLFARSASYLESLSADLGDNALAVQTDITIPDQVAAGFEQVRDEFGPVDVLVNHASGGAWKGTQEISHDEFQRALAVGPAGGLACSQEAVDDMLTGDGGTIIFTGATSAVRGRDGGVGFSAAKFAVRGLAESMARELGPEGIHVAHVVIDGQILPTNAADAADRDAEPYLDPDEIAQSYWHLVEQDRSAWTLELDLRPHVETF, from the coding sequence ATGTCACGGACAGCAGTTATCGCAGGTGTCGGTCCGGGCCTCGGGGAGTCACTGGCCAAAACGTTCGTCGACGAAGGCTGTCAGGTCGGCCTGTTCGCCCGGTCGGCGTCGTATCTGGAGTCACTGTCGGCAGACCTCGGTGACAACGCGCTCGCAGTACAGACTGATATTACCATCCCGGACCAGGTCGCAGCAGGCTTCGAGCAGGTCCGGGACGAGTTCGGCCCCGTCGACGTGCTCGTGAACCACGCCAGCGGCGGTGCGTGGAAGGGAACGCAGGAGATTTCACACGACGAGTTCCAGCGCGCGCTCGCCGTCGGTCCGGCGGGCGGGCTGGCCTGTTCCCAGGAGGCCGTCGACGACATGCTGACGGGTGACGGAGGGACGATAATCTTCACCGGTGCGACATCCGCCGTCCGGGGCCGCGACGGCGGAGTTGGGTTCAGCGCCGCCAAGTTCGCCGTCCGCGGGCTGGCCGAATCGATGGCCCGAGAACTCGGGCCCGAAGGCATCCACGTCGCCCACGTCGTCATCGACGGTCAGATTCTCCCGACGAACGCCGCCGACGCAGCTGACCGCGACGCGGAACCGTATCTCGATCCGGACGAGATCGCCCAGTCGTACTGGCATCTCGTCGAACAGGACCGCTCGGCGTGGACGCTGGAACTCGATCTCCGCCCCCACGTCGAGACGTTCTGA
- a CDS encoding DUF7576 family protein: MELETPYALGGTYYVETVSVGKRTDDETVRDCVVCGGHVYADDWHLVVGVLDTAGGRQRHHHCSDDCLTEWLKLVAGA, from the coding sequence ATGGAGCTGGAAACGCCGTACGCCCTCGGGGGGACCTACTACGTCGAGACGGTATCCGTCGGAAAACGGACGGACGACGAGACGGTGCGCGATTGCGTGGTCTGTGGCGGCCACGTCTACGCCGACGACTGGCACCTCGTCGTCGGAGTTCTGGATACGGCCGGCGGACGACAGCGCCACCACCACTGTAGCGACGACTGCCTGACCGAGTGGCTCAAGCTCGTGGCGGGTGCCTGA